The DNA region ATCGCCAGCGCTACGCCGAGATTGCCTGACGACGACTCGATCAGAATCGTCTCGGGCCCCAGCAGACCGCGCGCCTGCACGTCATTGATCAAGCCGACAGCCGTCTTGAGTTTGATGGAGCCCGCCGGGTTGAGCGACTCCATTTTCAGGAAAAAGTCGAGCCCCAGGCCGGTGACTTTCAAAAAGGCCTGATCGTGAACGATTTCGCAGAGGCTTTGGTATTCGGAAGCTGTGTGCATAAGGGTCACTTCCACTGTGCCAGCAAGGGTGCATCGGCTACCGGTTCGACGGCCTGGCCGAGGGCATTGGCAATACGTTCGGCACGCAGCGCCATCAACGAGAACGACTGGCTGTCGCTGATCCCGTGGCTGCGCTCGGAGAGGCCATTGACCCAGATATTCACGTCGCACTCGCCCTCGGTTGCGACGCGGTAATCGCGATCGATCAGCAAGCCGCCGTCCATCCCGGTTTTCAGCCACGGCTGTAATCCACTCAGCAGCGGCGGCAAAAGGTGTTGCTGGTATCCAGTGCCGAGTACCAGCGCATCGACTTCGAGTACCTGATTACGTTGGCTGAAAGTGTCGGTCAGCACGATCCGATAGCCGTCGGCGGTTTGCTCGATGCCGCTGATCACGCTGTAGGCGTAGGTCTGCAAGCGTTTGCGACCGGCGATGGCGTCCTCGTAGATCAGCGAAAACAGCTTCTGGCTTTCATCCGGGTCGATACCGGCGTAGTTAGTCGAACGGCTCCAGTCGAGGAAGCGCTGGCGTGCCGCAGGGTCCAGGCTGTGGAAGTAATCGACATGATCCGGAGCGAACACCCGGTTGGGAAACTGGCCCAGTTGCGTGAGTTTGAAACCGGCAGAACGATGCACTGAATGCACTTCAATGTCGGAGCGACGGCTGACCAGCTCCAGCACCGACTCGCTGGCGCTTTGCCCTGAGCCGAGCACCAGCCAGCGCTGAGGCAGTTGTTCGCCCAACGCTTGCAGGCGGGTCAGAAACTGCGAGGTATGAAACAGCCGCGGGCCAAGCAAGGCCCGAAACGGCTCAGGGATATACGGCGCGCTACCACTGGACAACACCAGATTGCGC from Pseudomonas syringae includes:
- a CDS encoding lysine N(6)-hydroxylase/L-ornithine N(5)-oxygenase family protein, whose protein sequence is MGNSTPHSFHSDAICIGFGPAGIALACAFEDAREANDPLARLSLRYLEAAPDSQWHRELLLAGTDINHHVFRDLVTPRNPRSRFSFAMYLKDKGRMFDFGLLGRPASRHEWSDYLNWVSRQVDSQTRFNAPVSDIDPVIRNGRLHEVRVRTPDASFTARNLVLSSGSAPYIPEPFRALLGPRLFHTSQFLTRLQALGEQLPQRWLVLGSGQSASESVLELVSRRSDIEVHSVHRSAGFKLTQLGQFPNRVFAPDHVDYFHSLDPAARQRFLDWSRSTNYAGIDPDESQKLFSLIYEDAIAGRKRLQTYAYSVISGIEQTADGYRIVLTDTFSQRNQVLEVDALVLGTGYQQHLLPPLLSGLQPWLKTGMDGGLLIDRDYRVATEGECDVNIWVNGLSERSHGISDSQSFSLMALRAERIANALGQAVEPVADAPLLAQWK